Proteins found in one Bacteroidales bacterium genomic segment:
- a CDS encoding aldehyde dehydrogenase family protein yields MDIYPLYLAGEFRKSAVTLDVRNPYDKELIAQTYLADPVLLETAIQKALAVQKQLRDLPGHARHDLLFQIADEITVRKQWFTQLLVKESGKPWKYAAAEIDRSVQTFRVAAEESLRLPGEYISIDWTPAGDHKEGLVRYFPVGLVAGISPFNFPLNLAVHKIAPALAAGCPIILKPSSSTPLSTLELARIFENTSLIRGSVSILPMTRETGNLLVTDPRIRLLSFTGSPDVGWAMKQQAGKKKVVLELGGNAGVIVTKSGRIEDAVLKCVTGAFSYSGQVCIHAQRIYVEQSVFDYFTRLFIDAVKALRSGDPMDKKTDISVMIDEANASRVEEWIAEAVSAGASILAGGKRQGAFVEPTVLTNTGPEMNVCAREIFGPVVTLESYATFEEAITRVNQSRFGLQAGVFTNNIDEMNRAFLELETGGVIINDVPTFRVDHMPYGGIKDSGLGREGVPYAIREMMEPRLLVKNC; encoded by the coding sequence ATGGACATATATCCGCTTTACCTGGCAGGGGAATTCCGGAAATCTGCCGTAACCCTGGATGTTCGGAATCCTTATGACAAGGAACTCATCGCGCAGACCTACCTGGCCGACCCGGTCCTGCTGGAAACCGCCATTCAGAAGGCCCTGGCCGTCCAAAAACAACTCCGTGACCTGCCCGGCCACGCGCGGCACGATCTCCTGTTCCAAATAGCTGACGAGATCACGGTCAGAAAACAGTGGTTTACCCAGTTGCTGGTGAAGGAATCCGGCAAACCCTGGAAATATGCCGCGGCTGAGATCGATCGGTCAGTGCAGACCTTCCGCGTCGCCGCGGAGGAGTCGCTCCGGCTCCCGGGAGAATACATCAGCATCGACTGGACACCGGCAGGCGATCATAAAGAGGGTCTGGTCAGGTACTTCCCGGTAGGACTCGTGGCCGGAATCTCACCGTTCAACTTCCCGCTGAACCTGGCCGTGCATAAGATCGCCCCTGCACTGGCCGCCGGATGCCCGATCATACTCAAACCTTCGTCGTCAACGCCACTTTCAACGCTGGAACTGGCAAGGATCTTCGAAAACACAAGCCTGATCAGGGGATCGGTCTCCATCCTCCCGATGACACGGGAAACCGGTAATTTGCTGGTCACCGACCCGCGTATCCGGTTGTTGTCGTTTACGGGGTCCCCTGATGTGGGATGGGCGATGAAACAGCAGGCCGGAAAGAAAAAAGTCGTGCTGGAACTGGGGGGGAATGCAGGTGTCATCGTGACAAAAAGTGGCCGGATCGAAGACGCCGTGTTGAAATGCGTTACCGGCGCCTTCTCCTATTCAGGCCAGGTATGCATTCACGCCCAGCGCATCTATGTGGAACAGAGTGTTTTCGACTATTTTACACGCCTGTTCATCGACGCGGTAAAAGCACTCCGGAGCGGTGACCCGATGGATAAGAAGACGGATATATCGGTGATGATCGATGAAGCGAATGCCAGCCGCGTGGAAGAATGGATCGCCGAAGCGGTTTCGGCCGGGGCCAGCATCCTTGCAGGAGGCAAAAGGCAGGGTGCTTTCGTTGAGCCGACCGTTTTAACGAATACCGGGCCCGAAATGAACGTATGCGCCAGGGAGATCTTCGGTCCGGTGGTCACCCTGGAATCCTATGCCACCTTTGAGGAGGCCATCACAAGGGTGAACCAGAGCCGCTTCGGCCTTCAGGCAGGGGTATTTACCAACAACATTGATGAGATGAACCGGGCCTTCCTGGAACTGGAAACAGGCGGGGTGATCATCAACGACGTACCTACGTTCCGCGTTGATCATATGCCCTACGGAGGCATAAAGGATTCGGGTCTGGGCAGGGAGGGAGTTCCGTATGCCATCAGGGAAATGATGGAGCCCCGCCTCCTGGTAAAAAATTGTTAA
- a CDS encoding carboxypeptidase regulatory-like domain-containing protein, translating to MKKVTLFARLTMITMFSLFFGFQIGAQMVIDVGTYSGTVSYMPFYGYYNYGFSKCIYKATDFGDNMPKLITKVGYFGTTQYGGSNPILNLTCWMKEISEGAWTTNTFPDNDAGMIADGWTLVWAGDYLPFVGVNEFTLTAPFLYSGQGNLAIAWRNMDGAYSGNRYVYWERYTGATNQSVYRYFDSPVPPPFPTGTYTNIVPRLRVFFLPPTEGTVTGTVTDAASDLPVSGALMRAYSVFGEVFAFTDGAGNYSMTIGTMGNYTTVEANKAGYDVASVEVIIPPEGTVDADLELSEAKVPVSGVLAQIVQADANVVKVTWSIPEGFYEIIYDDGNFENMIAWQTPGNYNALKFTPDGYPCTIHYGSVNIGDGTYPTGGDIFQEFTIAIFDDDGADGMPGTKLAEVDVTPEETGWVLWDISDRPVVITSGNFYVAMEQGGSYPDCAPIAIDETSPVFRSYQKFGTGPWYESAFNDFMIRAVVSSPGGAGANRADKSVIHQGTRPPRDTYMSLSDPKMKMGYEGEGLYSPVDGGDAPRALSHYKVYRMQEGDETNPGNWTLLAGYVTNTVYYDNSWISIPDGGYRWAVVAVYDAGDSPAAISNLLGKNWTSDVTINITLSSNQSPEGAYVTFINQDGLPEHSYSAVAGPTGVVEFKGAWNGTYDLTILMAGYDPYILNDYVLSGNVTWDVELQEITDPPKNLYVDPLTLLATWEKPGGMTEVCFYPFQSQAQYDEWTENPTSSNWAYYTSLGNPAPCAYFNWSPSVTNYTHTLTSQVYDCKFFTFQLTLEFDVYLNNFSATNQEHLAIEVFDGTEWITIRDFVNSSSIAWTHYAEQVQDYANENFQIRLKAYGADCYNINYWGVDNVRLWNYSEKNPIGFTVYLDDFISGFTTETFFQYDPNTIYWGQTYVSGVSCYYASGHSPRINYTWTSAYLPPPSNLQGEDVGHTAHLTWDLPSGQGDAYWIIYDNGNADNAMAWYDPGGETAVRFTPLAWPCTLQSFQMYIWDGTWPAGNIYVPFRIRIYAADGSGGYPGTLLGQKDVTPTTAYWVTFDLSDLNIVISSGDFYLAHWQLGVYPNCAPTGISSSSAGTGRGLDHAVGEAWGAPDYDLYLIRAGVFGSMEGNYVLEPSIIHPPSTESIDPTASASINAPNGQALSGEVKLGKANYNNGENREPEYGELISFNIFRDGVQIANVAPSQGGSQEYFDQGLAAGFYDYEVSAVYDNPTPGESGKEGPTTVYINGEGTIYGTVSKYGSQFLPIEGALVTATGSWGSFMGYTGNNGSYILEGVTEDTYTMTVEADGFETQVLEGVVLADEQNLEVNFELYEFPYPVIGVTATRNAAHTEVLVDWYEYSDFYTIFYDDNEADNVTAWQKGGSMHALRFTPMAYPAEIYGVQINIFDGSWPAGANLQPFEVIVYADNGPDGMPGSELGRTMVEPFAYGWVDVNFTDQELTLASGDFYVAMVQIGDYPNCVPIAIDEDAMVYRSYSRDASVNGPWMVSELADFMMRAFVYDEEKGMSILGYTENTRTVNIESLGDNALTMNTPKHVSGTYTVGDGSFKPVKENEVSRNIESYTVYLVEQGDETNPAAWVEKAEVTETSYLDTDWTTYAKGWYRYAVTANYTYNVSEPSLSNLVPNGFEHSVTINVRTNDGSPATGAIVNLAREDGNPSYVYTAVVPENGVVFFNKVVWDGIYKLDITKDYYNPYALSGLAIYADITLNIQLVEIFLPPACFFVDNMTGVATWCPPVLEYQTAFEEGFEGGVIPSGWTQEYLSDTQTPWTVRTGGAQGVPEIAHEGQYNAYFVGSTAITRLITPPINLANAMVPKLSFWHAQPVGAGQDELKIYYKTAPNALWKTLTGYFEDIPNWRHEEINLPMPTGTYQIGFAGDSPQSSGMGISLDEIKISVGVMPDGRAPSTARALEGYNVYLNGIQLAFTQELTYTYTDLVLGQFYVAGVQAVYSGGESIILEVPFTYYTCDFFAPPLNFTGAVNGMNVILNWELPAGIVPVEYLIKYDDGVPENAVQWYDPGSEFAVRFTPKGYPCDILKFHMHIWDGTWPAGDILNPFRIVVYDDDGPNGFPGTELGQMDVTPENYQWVVFDISSLGITINDGDFYLSHWQLGVNPNCPPTAIDETSAGQGRSYERQGGGAWVEEVSYDHLMIRATVYGISIGGQVLEPVTVQRTNNAIDPSAVTSLKPSGVTPPVGDITLGDGQIEVTNSRGGDFILKGFNVWKDNVKLTPIPVASTVYIDHCSPGGLFEYNVTAAYDFGQSCPFDPPFIANVGGDLQPPVDLQAFLLENDDVLLTWSPPGAPTGEWIAWDDGVYDSRLGLTGITEPTSWFAAARFPVTDLLPYDGMYLTKIRFVAAEATTIATYSVKAWVGENAALEVASQDAPSPIINDWNTITLDDPYLIDATQELWFGVEIVQVADGYPMGMDAVTNYDGKGNKIFYEGAWYNLLSDFGIEGDFNVEAYVATEAANYAPVIPIAREEVKSPGNTTLGVAKADNPAYAPNEDTRGLMGYNLWRNGNNVAYIPTPDTSYTDAGLYPGNYEYYVSAVYTEGESWAEGPASATVTGRGTLKGYVFNAQSGAPVVGATISLPGGYTAQTGYDGKYNMANAPAGTYDVTCIAQGFNTKTIPGVVIKHQEITVLDFGLFDVTVAVLPFFEPWDAASFDAQGWTFDPTPSPNWIMNDADGNPAPTAAFQWYPAVENYSMALVSPRIDATTALNNVSLKFDLFLSGYSYLANNFLKVEVWNGTNWIEVAEFDDAEDIAWTTFKYDITDEALGQLTKVRFVGHGADSYDFNWWYVDNIKVYESVTYTLYGTVTELAGGAPIEGATVSVEGYDPAYTSATGEYFVDVEPGTYDVVCSAECFNPIVVYNLAITGDLLKNFALNQPILVVDPGQIVVDLAPYGVTTEYITITNDGNGVLKWIGAIDPDVTWVELGVNSGTLGPGQFVEVPVFIAPEGLFEPGDVLNASINITEELGCSSEAIPISMTIIVGMDDPISDGMIQVYPNPASNYVNLTVTNDVTEIRIVNYIGQVMDAINVVDSKLIQLNTTSYATGTYMVEFTRANGDKVTKSVVITR from the coding sequence ATGAAAAAGGTTACTCTTTTTGCAAGATTAACAATGATAACGATGTTTTCATTGTTTTTCGGATTTCAGATTGGTGCCCAGATGGTAATTGACGTTGGGACCTACTCAGGAACAGTGTCCTATATGCCGTTCTATGGTTATTATAACTATGGTTTTTCCAAGTGCATTTATAAAGCCACAGATTTCGGCGATAACATGCCCAAACTCATTACCAAGGTAGGGTATTTCGGCACCACACAGTATGGTGGTTCCAATCCCATTCTGAATCTGACATGCTGGATGAAGGAGATCAGCGAAGGTGCCTGGACCACCAACACGTTCCCTGACAATGACGCAGGCATGATCGCCGATGGATGGACATTGGTCTGGGCGGGAGATTACCTACCGTTTGTCGGGGTCAATGAATTTACACTCACTGCCCCCTTCCTTTACTCCGGGCAGGGGAATCTGGCCATCGCCTGGCGAAATATGGACGGTGCATACAGCGGAAACCGCTATGTTTACTGGGAGCGTTATACCGGTGCGACCAATCAATCGGTGTACAGGTATTTTGACTCTCCCGTACCGCCACCATTCCCAACCGGAACTTATACGAACATCGTTCCCCGGTTAAGGGTATTTTTCCTCCCGCCAACGGAAGGAACCGTTACGGGTACGGTGACCGATGCGGCGTCCGACCTGCCCGTATCCGGGGCACTGATGAGGGCCTACAGCGTTTTTGGTGAAGTCTTTGCATTCACCGATGGCGCAGGTAACTATTCAATGACCATAGGAACGATGGGCAACTATACCACCGTTGAAGCCAACAAGGCAGGGTATGACGTTGCTTCGGTTGAGGTGATCATTCCTCCTGAAGGAACCGTTGATGCCGATCTTGAACTGAGTGAGGCAAAGGTCCCGGTCAGTGGCGTCCTCGCCCAGATCGTCCAGGCCGATGCCAATGTGGTGAAAGTCACCTGGAGCATACCCGAAGGATTTTACGAAATCATCTATGATGACGGTAATTTTGAGAACATGATCGCCTGGCAAACCCCGGGCAACTACAATGCCCTGAAGTTCACGCCGGACGGATACCCCTGCACCATTCACTACGGTTCGGTCAATATCGGCGACGGTACCTATCCGACAGGTGGTGACATCTTTCAGGAATTCACCATCGCCATTTTTGATGATGACGGCGCCGATGGCATGCCGGGAACAAAACTTGCCGAAGTGGATGTGACACCGGAAGAAACCGGCTGGGTCCTCTGGGATATCAGCGACAGACCGGTGGTCATCACCAGTGGCAATTTCTACGTTGCCATGGAACAGGGTGGTTCATACCCCGACTGTGCTCCCATCGCCATTGATGAAACCAGTCCGGTGTTCCGCAGCTATCAGAAATTCGGAACCGGCCCGTGGTACGAATCTGCGTTCAACGATTTCATGATCCGTGCGGTCGTTTCAAGTCCGGGCGGAGCAGGAGCCAACCGCGCAGATAAATCCGTGATCCATCAGGGTACCAGACCTCCCAGAGATACCTACATGAGCCTTTCAGATCCCAAAATGAAAATGGGTTATGAAGGTGAAGGACTTTACAGTCCGGTGGATGGCGGCGATGCCCCCAGGGCACTGTCGCATTATAAGGTTTACCGCATGCAGGAAGGTGATGAAACCAATCCGGGCAACTGGACGCTTCTGGCAGGTTACGTAACCAATACGGTCTATTATGATAACTCCTGGATCTCCATTCCCGACGGTGGTTACCGCTGGGCAGTGGTGGCCGTTTATGATGCCGGTGACTCCCCTGCAGCCATCTCCAACCTTCTGGGGAAAAACTGGACATCCGATGTTACCATCAATATCACCCTCTCGTCAAACCAGAGCCCCGAAGGTGCTTATGTTACGTTCATCAACCAGGATGGTCTTCCGGAACACAGCTACAGCGCCGTTGCCGGCCCTACCGGTGTGGTGGAATTCAAGGGCGCCTGGAACGGAACCTATGACCTGACGATCTTAATGGCAGGATACGACCCCTACATACTCAATGACTATGTCCTGAGCGGAAATGTGACCTGGGATGTCGAACTTCAGGAAATTACCGACCCGCCAAAGAATCTGTATGTGGATCCGCTGACCTTGCTGGCAACGTGGGAAAAACCGGGCGGAATGACGGAAGTGTGCTTCTATCCTTTCCAGAGCCAGGCACAATATGATGAGTGGACGGAAAATCCGACCAGTTCCAACTGGGCGTATTATACAAGTCTTGGTAACCCTGCACCCTGCGCATATTTCAATTGGTCACCTTCCGTGACAAATTACACGCACACACTGACCAGCCAGGTGTATGATTGCAAATTCTTTACTTTTCAGCTGACCCTGGAATTTGATGTTTACCTGAACAATTTTTCAGCAACCAACCAGGAACATCTGGCAATCGAAGTGTTTGACGGAACAGAATGGATCACCATTCGCGACTTTGTCAATTCATCCAGCATTGCCTGGACACACTATGCAGAGCAAGTCCAGGACTATGCCAATGAGAATTTCCAGATCAGGCTGAAGGCCTACGGAGCCGATTGCTACAACATCAACTATTGGGGAGTGGATAATGTGAGGCTCTGGAATTACAGCGAGAAAAATCCCATTGGATTTACAGTGTACCTGGATGATTTTATTTCAGGGTTTACCACTGAAACGTTCTTCCAGTATGACCCCAATACCATTTACTGGGGCCAGACCTATGTGAGCGGTGTCAGCTGCTATTATGCCAGCGGCCATTCACCCAGGATCAACTACACCTGGACTTCCGCCTACCTGCCTCCTCCATCCAACCTCCAGGGAGAAGACGTTGGTCATACAGCTCACCTGACCTGGGATTTACCATCCGGACAGGGTGATGCGTACTGGATCATTTATGACAACGGCAATGCTGACAATGCCATGGCCTGGTACGATCCGGGTGGAGAGACAGCCGTCCGCTTCACGCCGCTGGCTTGGCCCTGCACGCTGCAATCATTCCAGATGTATATCTGGGATGGCACTTGGCCGGCAGGTAACATTTATGTACCCTTCAGAATCAGGATTTACGCAGCCGATGGTTCGGGCGGATATCCCGGAACACTGCTGGGACAGAAAGATGTCACACCAACAACTGCGTACTGGGTGACCTTTGATCTTTCTGACCTGAACATTGTGATCTCATCGGGTGATTTCTATCTGGCACACTGGCAGCTGGGTGTGTATCCAAACTGTGCTCCGACAGGGATCAGCTCCAGTTCAGCAGGTACTGGCCGTGGTCTTGACCATGCGGTTGGTGAAGCCTGGGGTGCTCCTGATTATGACCTGTATTTGATCCGCGCAGGGGTTTTCGGAAGTATGGAAGGCAATTATGTACTTGAACCTTCCATAATCCATCCTCCTTCAACTGAATCCATTGATCCGACGGCTTCTGCTTCCATCAACGCCCCGAATGGTCAGGCGCTGAGCGGAGAAGTAAAGCTTGGTAAGGCGAACTATAATAACGGTGAAAACCGCGAACCGGAATATGGTGAGCTTATCTCCTTCAACATCTTCAGGGATGGCGTGCAAATAGCCAATGTAGCTCCGTCACAGGGTGGCTCACAGGAGTATTTCGACCAGGGTTTGGCCGCCGGCTTCTATGACTATGAAGTTAGCGCAGTTTATGACAACCCGACACCCGGTGAATCTGGGAAGGAAGGCCCGACAACGGTCTACATCAATGGTGAAGGCACGATCTACGGTACGGTTTCCAAGTACGGCAGCCAGTTCTTGCCAATCGAAGGAGCACTGGTTACCGCCACCGGCTCGTGGGGTTCCTTTATGGGATATACCGGGAACAACGGTTCCTATATCCTGGAAGGTGTCACGGAAGATACGTACACCATGACCGTGGAAGCTGACGGTTTTGAGACCCAGGTTCTTGAAGGTGTTGTCCTTGCTGATGAACAGAATCTTGAAGTGAACTTTGAACTGTATGAATTCCCGTATCCGGTGATCGGTGTAACGGCAACGCGTAACGCAGCCCACACCGAAGTGCTGGTCGACTGGTATGAGTACAGCGATTTCTACACGATTTTCTATGATGATAACGAAGCCGATAATGTCACTGCCTGGCAAAAGGGCGGAAGCATGCACGCACTGCGTTTTACACCAATGGCCTATCCGGCTGAGATCTACGGTGTCCAGATCAACATCTTTGATGGTTCGTGGCCGGCAGGTGCCAATCTGCAGCCTTTTGAAGTCATCGTTTATGCCGATAATGGTCCTGACGGGATGCCCGGATCAGAACTGGGCCGTACCATGGTCGAGCCGTTTGCCTATGGATGGGTGGATGTGAACTTTACAGATCAGGAACTTACCCTTGCCAGCGGCGATTTCTATGTTGCCATGGTTCAGATCGGCGACTACCCGAACTGCGTACCCATCGCCATAGATGAAGACGCCATGGTTTACAGAAGCTACTCGCGCGATGCTTCAGTGAATGGACCCTGGATGGTCTCCGAACTGGCCGACTTCATGATGCGTGCTTTCGTATACGATGAAGAAAAAGGCATGAGCATCCTCGGTTATACTGAAAATACCCGTACGGTGAACATTGAATCACTGGGCGACAATGCCCTGACCATGAACACACCGAAACATGTCAGTGGAACCTATACGGTGGGCGACGGTAGCTTCAAACCGGTCAAGGAAAATGAAGTTTCCAGGAACATTGAAAGTTATACGGTTTACCTGGTTGAACAAGGCGACGAAACGAATCCTGCCGCCTGGGTTGAAAAAGCCGAAGTAACCGAAACCAGCTACCTGGATACCGACTGGACGACCTATGCAAAGGGATGGTACAGATATGCAGTGACTGCAAACTATACCTATAATGTATCCGAGCCGTCACTCTCGAACCTTGTACCCAATGGCTTCGAACATTCCGTGACGATCAATGTCCGTACAAACGATGGCTCACCGGCTACCGGTGCCATCGTTAACCTTGCAAGGGAAGATGGCAACCCCAGTTACGTTTACACTGCTGTTGTTCCGGAAAATGGCGTGGTATTCTTCAACAAAGTGGTGTGGGATGGTATCTACAAACTGGATATCACCAAGGATTATTACAATCCCTATGCATTATCCGGACTTGCCATCTACGCCGACATTACGCTGAATATCCAGCTGGTGGAAATATTCCTGCCACCGGCATGCTTCTTTGTCGACAATATGACAGGTGTTGCTACATGGTGTCCTCCGGTACTGGAATATCAGACCGCTTTTGAAGAAGGATTCGAAGGTGGTGTCATTCCTTCAGGATGGACCCAGGAGTACCTCAGTGATACCCAAACCCCATGGACGGTCAGGACCGGTGGTGCACAGGGCGTACCCGAGATTGCCCACGAAGGTCAGTACAATGCCTACTTTGTTGGAAGTACGGCCATCACGCGTCTGATCACTCCTCCGATCAATCTGGCCAATGCGATGGTACCCAAACTGAGCTTCTGGCATGCCCAACCAGTTGGTGCAGGTCAGGATGAATTGAAGATTTACTATAAGACAGCACCAAATGCATTGTGGAAGACCCTGACAGGATATTTTGAAGATATTCCCAACTGGCGTCACGAAGAGATCAACCTGCCGATGCCAACCGGTACCTACCAGATTGGATTTGCAGGTGATTCTCCGCAATCATCCGGTATGGGTATCAGTTTGGACGAAATCAAGATTTCCGTTGGTGTCATGCCTGATGGACGTGCCCCGAGCACTGCCAGAGCCCTTGAAGGATACAATGTATACCTGAATGGGATCCAGCTGGCCTTCACACAGGAGCTGACCTATACCTATACCGACCTGGTCCTCGGACAATTCTATGTTGCCGGTGTTCAGGCCGTTTATAGCGGCGGTGAATCCATCATTCTTGAAGTGCCCTTCACCTACTATACCTGCGACTTCTTTGCCCCGCCGTTGAATTTCACCGGTGCGGTCAATGGAATGAACGTCATACTGAATTGGGAACTTCCGGCTGGCATTGTCCCCGTTGAATACCTGATCAAATATGACGACGGTGTTCCCGAAAATGCAGTCCAATGGTACGATCCGGGCAGCGAATTTGCCGTACGGTTTACCCCCAAGGGCTATCCGTGCGACATTCTGAAGTTCCATATGCATATTTGGGACGGTACCTGGCCGGCAGGAGATATCCTGAACCCATTCAGAATCGTTGTCTATGACGATGACGGTCCCAATGGATTCCCGGGCACGGAACTGGGTCAGATGGATGTGACTCCTGAGAACTATCAGTGGGTTGTCTTTGATATCTCCAGCCTGGGAATTACCATCAACGACGGTGATTTCTATCTGTCACACTGGCAGCTGGGAGTCAATCCGAACTGTCCACCGACTGCCATTGACGAAACATCAGCCGGACAGGGCAGATCATACGAACGTCAAGGGGGCGGTGCCTGGGTTGAAGAGGTCTCCTATGATCATCTCATGATCCGTGCTACGGTGTATGGTATCAGCATTGGCGGGCAGGTTCTCGAACCGGTCACCGTTCAGCGTACTAACAATGCGATCGATCCGTCTGCCGTCACCAGCCTGAAACCCTCGGGAGTGACACCGCCAGTCGGCGATATCACCCTGGGCGATGGCCAGATTGAAGTGACCAACAGCAGAGGCGGCGACTTTATCCTTAAGGGATTCAATGTATGGAAGGATAATGTAAAACTGACACCGATACCTGTTGCATCAACCGTATACATTGATCACTGCTCACCGGGTGGTTTGTTTGAATACAACGTTACGGCTGCTTACGACTTCGGTCAGAGCTGTCCGTTCGATCCTCCGTTCATCGCCAATGTCGGTGGTGATCTGCAGCCTCCTGTTGATCTGCAGGCGTTCCTGCTGGAAAACGACGATGTGCTGCTGACCTGGAGTCCTCCGGGTGCACCTACCGGTGAATGGATCGCATGGGACGATGGCGTATATGACAGCAGATTAGGCCTGACCGGAATCACAGAACCTACATCATGGTTTGCTGCAGCAAGATTCCCGGTCACCGACCTTCTGCCCTACGACGGAATGTATCTTACCAAGATCAGGTTTGTCGCAGCTGAAGCTACGACCATAGCCACCTATTCCGTAAAGGCTTGGGTTGGCGAAAATGCTGCACTGGAAGTAGCCAGCCAGGATGCACCCAGTCCCATCATCAACGATTGGAATACGATTACGCTGGATGATCCTTATCTGATCGACGCCACGCAGGAACTCTGGTTCGGTGTGGAGATTGTTCAGGTCGCGGATGGTTACCCGATGGGTATGGATGCAGTTACCAACTACGACGGTAAGGGTAATAAGATCTTCTACGAAGGAGCCTGGTACAATTTGCTTTCAGATTTCGGCATCGAAGGCGATTTCAATGTTGAAGCCTATGTTGCCACCGAGGCTGCCAATTATGCTCCTGTTATCCCGATAGCGAGGGAAGAAGTGAAGAGCCCGGGCAATACCACCCTTGGAGTCGCAAAGGCTGACAATCCAGCCTACGCTCCGAATGAGGATACCAGAGGCTTGATGGGTTACAACCTGTGGAGAAATGGCAATAATGTTGCCTATATCCCCACCCCGGATACCTCTTATACGGATGCCGGACTATATCCTGGTAACTATGAATACTATGTGTCTGCCGTTTACACCGAAGGTGAATCCTGGGCTGAAGGTCCCGCTTCCGCGACCGTAACCGGCCGTGGTACACTCAAGGGTTATGTATTCAATGCCCAGAGCGGCGCACCGGTCGTTGGTGCTACCATTTCCCTGCCGGGTGGATACACTGCCCAGACAGGATACGATGGCAAATACAACATGGCCAACGCACCGGCCGGCACATACGATGTGACCTGCATTGCACAGGGTTTCAACACCAAGACCATTCCTGGTGTGGTGATCAAGCATCAGGAGATCACGGTCCTTGATTTTGGACTGTTCGATGTGACCGTTGCTGTCCTTCCGTTCTTTGAACCATGGGATGCAGCATCCTTCGATGCTCAGGGATGGACATTTGATCCTACCCCAAGCCCCAACTGGATCATGAATGATGCCGACGGTAATCCGGCGCCAACAGCTGCGTTCCAGTGGTATCCGGCTGTGGAAAATTACTCCATGGCACTGGTAAGCCCGCGGATCGACGCTACAACCGCCCTAAATAACGTCTCCCTGAAGTTCGACCTCTTCCTGAGTGGTTACAGCTATCTTGCGAATAACTTCCTGAAGGTCGAAGTTTGGAACGGCACCAACTGGATTGAAGTTGCCGAGTTTGATGATGCAGAAGATATCGCATGGACGACCTTTAAGTATGACATCACCGATGAGGCGCTTGGTCAGCTGACAAAGGTGCGGTTCGTAGGCCATGGTGCTGACAGCTACGACTTCAACTGGTGGTATGTGGATAACATCAAGGTGTACGAATCCGTTACTTATACGCTGTATGGCACTGTCACTGAATTGGCTGGTGGTGCACCGATCGAAGGTGCTACGGTTTCCGTGGAAGGTTACGACCCGGCCTATACCAGTGCTACCGGTGAATACTTCGTCGACGTTGAACCCGGTACCTACGATGTTGTCTGCAGTGCCGAATGCTTCAATCCGATCGTTGTCTATAACCTGGCAATCACCGGAGATCTGCTGAAGAACTTCGCACTGAACCAGCCCATCCTTGTGGTGGATCCGGGTCAGATCGTTGTTGATCTTGCACCGTATGGCGTGACCACCGAGTACATCACCATCACCAACGATGGAAATGGTGTCCTCAAATGGATTGGTGCCATTGATCCTGACGTTACCTGGGTTGAACTGGGTGTCAATTCCGGTACACTCGGACCGGGTCAGTTCGTCGAAGTACCTGTCTTCATTGCTCCGGAAGGACTCTTTGAACCAGGTGACGTACTGAATGCATCGATCAACATTACTGAAGAACTGGGTTGCTCCAGTGAAGCGATCCCGATCTCGATGACCATTATCGTCGGAATGGATGATCCGATCTCCGATGGTATGATCCAGGTCTATCCGAACCCGGCCAGTAATTATGTGAACCTGACGGTCACCAATGATGTGACGGAAATCAGGATCGTAAATTATATCGGTCAGGTGATGGATGCCATCAATGTGGTCGATTCCAAGCTGATCCAGCTGAACACTACTTCCTACGCCACTGGAACCTATATGGTGGAATTCACCAGGGCCAACGGCGATAAGGTTACCAAATCAGTGGTGATTACACGGTAA
- the rpmA gene encoding 50S ribosomal protein L27: MAHKKGAGSSHNGRESQSKRLGVKVYGGQFARAGNIIVRQRGTKHNPGLNVDIGKDHTLFALVDGTVEFRKRKDNRSYVSVVPSEKPQE; the protein is encoded by the coding sequence ATGGCGCATAAAAAAGGAGCGGGTAGTTCACACAACGGTCGTGAATCCCAAAGCAAACGATTGGGTGTCAAAGTGTATGGCGGACAGTTTGCCCGTGCCGGAAACATTATCGTCAGGCAGAGAGGCACAAAACACAATCCCGGACTGAATGTCGACATCGGTAAAGACCACACGCTGTTTGCCCTTGTTGACGGAACCGTTGAATTCCGTAAAAGAAAAGACAACAGATCGTACGTTTCCGTGGTTCCTTCTGAAAAGCCCCAGGAATAA